Genomic segment of Macellibacteroides fermentans:
ATCTGCTGAGCATTGTCTTTACTCATTTGCTCATTTTGCTGTTGCTCTTCCTGAGTTTTATTTTGTTTTTTATCGTCTTGCTGTTGTTGTTGATTCTGTTGTTGATCTTCCTTGTTCTTCTGATCATCTTTTTGATCTTTGTTCTGTTGTTCTTCACTCTGATCCTGATTCTGCTGATTCTCCAGCAACTTCTGAGCAAGTGCCAGGTTATACCTGGTCTCATCATCTTTAGGATTCAAGCGCAATGATTGCCGGTATGCCTGTACACTCTTATCATATTGCTTGTTTTTCATAGAAATATTACCTAAATTATGAAAAACCTGTGCCAACTTAACCGGATCTTTCTCTTGTGCAGCTATCAGCTGATACTGCTCGGCTGCTTCGGGAAACTTACCTTGTTTATATAAAGAATTACCCAGATTATAGGTACCTTCAATCGAACGAGGATTTACCTCCAGACTCTTTCGGTAAGAAATCTCGGATTCTGTATAT
This window contains:
- a CDS encoding tetratricopeptide repeat protein — encoded protein: MIIKRPIFIVALCLMGASFTFAQKAERKNVREGNKLYKKEKYTESEISYRKSLEVNPRSIEGTYNLGNSLYKQGKFPEAAEQYQLIAAQEKDPVKLAQVFHNLGNISMKNKQYDKSVQAYRQSLRLNPKDDETRYNLALAQKLLENQQNQDQSEEQQNKDQKDDQKNKEDQQQNQQQQQDDKKQNKTQEEQQQNEQMSKDNAQQMLDAFLQDEKDTQEKVKKAQMQQQQRRRTEKEW